The sequence CAGCACGATCTTCGCCTTTCGCAGCACCTGAGCCCATCATGGCATAGCCCATTTCAGACATCACAGTTCTTACGTCAGCAAAGTCAACGTTCATTAAGCCAGGACGAGTAATTAGCTCAGCGATACCTTGAACTGCGCCTTTTAATACATCATTAGCTGCACCGAACGCATCTAATAATGAAATTCCACGACCAAGTACTTTTAGTAATTTATCATTTGGAATAGTAATTAATGAGTCAACATGTTTTGATAGCTCAGTAATACCTTGTTCCGCAAATGCCATACGCTTTTTGCCTTCAAAATTAAAAGGCTTAGTCACTACAGCAACGGTCAAAATGCCTAATTCTTTAGCCACTTCAGCAACAACAGGCGCAGCACCAGTACCAGTACCACCGCCCATACCTGCCGCGATAAAGACCATATCAGCACCTTCAAGTGCTGCACGTAATCCTTCGCGATCTTCCTCAGCAGCATTACGGCCCACTTCAGGATTTGCACCTGCACCTAAGCCTTTCGTAATGGCATTACCAATTTGAATAGTCTGTCCGACCGCTGTTTTACGTAGCGCTTGAGCATCCGTATTGACTGCAAAGAAATCTACACCTTCAATACGTTCACGAACCATGTGCTCAACCGCATTACCGCCGCCGCCACCAACGCCGATGACTTTGATCACCGCATCGTTGGTTAATTCCATAGGTTCAAACATAATTTCTCTCCGTTTTGTGCCTTCTCAGGGCCGCTTGCTCAAACGGCCTCTTTTTAAATTTGTCTGATTATTAAAACTCTCTTTTTAGCCAACCAGTGAGTTTCTTAAATAACCCACTGACAGCAGAGCGTTTTTCGGTTTCAGTTTCCTCACCAAAGTGAGATTCTTTACCGTAATGCAAAAGCCCAACCGCTGTTGAATAGTAGGGATCCTGCGCATAATCTGTTAGCCCGGTAATATTTAACGGTTTACCGATCCGTACTTGCGTGTGGAAAACACGTTGAGCACATTCAACAAGTCCATCAATCTGTGCAGCACCACCTGTTAGCACGATACCTGCGGCTAAATGATGCTTAATCCCTTGCTGTCGTAACTGTTCTTGAACTTTTAAAATCTCTTCATTAACAAGATTGAGCAGTTCGGTATAACGAGGCTCAATCACCTCAGCAAGCGTTTGTCGTTGCAGACTTCTTGGTGGTCTACCTCCGACACTTGGAACTTCAACATTTTCATCTTTACCAACTAAAGATCCTAATGCACAACCATGGCGAACTTTGATCGCTTCAGCATCATTTGGCGGAGTGCCAAATGCGTAGGCGATATCACTGGTTACAACATTGCCTGCATAAGGAATAACGCGGGTATGTCTTAATGCGCCACCGGTATAAATAGCGATATCCATTGTACCGCCACCAATATCAACAACACACACACCTAATTCACGTTCATCTTCTGTCAATACAGCGAAACTAGAAGCGAGTCCCGCAAAAATCAGTTGATCCACTTTTAATCCACAGCGTTCAACTGCTTTTACAATATTCTTTGCCATATCGTTATGGCAGGTAATTAAATGAACTTTAGCCTGCATACGCACGCCCGATAATCCAACCGGGTTTTTTATCCCTTCTTGATAATCAATGGCATACTCTTGCGGTATAACGTGTAAAACACGGTGTTCATCTTTTACTTTAACGGATTTCGCGGTATGAACCACGCTATCAACATCATCTTGGGTCACTTCTTCTTCTGAAATTGGCACCATACCAATCTCATTTTGGCAACTGATATGCTTACCTGATAACGCCAAATATACTGAGGATATTTGACAGTCAGCCATCAGCTCAGCCTGATCTACCGCCCGTTGCACACATTTTACGACGGATTCGAGATCATTAACGCCACCTTTATCCATGCCCCGAGATGGACAACTTCCCACCCCGATAATATTCACTACACCATCAGGCAGGATCTCACCGACAAGGGTAGCTACTTTGGCCGTACCAATCTCAAGACCAACTACTAATTTTCTGTCCGTCGCTTTGATCATTATTGTTCTGCCTTCGCCTTCATCGTGTCATCTGCCACGTCTTGTTTATTCATTCTCAAGTAATAAAGGAGCCCATCCGACTGCACCACCACTGTCATAACGCAGATCTACGTAATCAACTCGCTTATCTGTTTGTTGTTGCAGTATCGGATACAACTCAATAAAGCGAGCGATCCGTTTTTCGTTATCCTTACGACCTAACTCCAATCGGACATCATTGTCTAAAACTAATTGCCATCCTTGACGGGCAGACATTGACGCTGCTTTTAAATTCAGGTTACTTGCAAGAAGCTGATCTCTCATTGCCATATAACCTGACAACACCATTTTTTCGCTTCCTTGAGGGCCATATAACAAAGGATAATTTCCTTTGGTTTCTAACTGCGTTGGCAGACTGAAAACGCGCCCTTCTTTATCAAGAAAGTAAGTATCATTCCAACGGGTAAAGGGAACATATTCTACCAGATGGATTTTAAGTTCATCAGGCCACTGTTTACGAACAGTGACTTGCCTAATCCATGGCATGCGTTCAATTTTTTGCTGAATGATATTCACATCCTGTGTCATAAATGTGCCCGGTTGCCCTAAAGACAAAATGGCCTGACGCACATCATCATTCGTTGTGTAATGCCGCTCACCCGTTAATACAAGTTTTGAGATGGGCAGACGATTTGCGTCTTTCATCCAGTTAACTACTTGTATTCCACCCCAAACGATGGTGCCAATCACACATAAGAAAAAGATTAATCCTGATAAATAAGTCCCATTACTCGGTCTGCCAGAATGTTGCTTATCTTTGTGCTCTTTTATATTTAGCGCTGCTTGTGACATATTAACCCACTAACTCCTGAGCAACGTTTAAACAAGAGAATCGCCCATCCTTTTGTCCGATATTCCAGCGATTAATACTTTTCCTACATATATATACTTTACGAACACTTTTAGGTTTGATAATTAAATCACTAAATTGTTCAATCTGTTGAGAATTATTTACTTTAAAAGAAGAAATAGCGAATTTTTCTGCATTTTTCTTGCTTTTAAACTGATATTTTTTCTCAACATGGATTTGAGCAAGCGAATTTTCGATCGTTTTTTTCGCTAATATTGTGTCATTTTCCTCATAACACCCCATCATTACAGCTATTTTATTAACTATTTCACCATATATGATGTTCACTTGCTCAAACATCTGTCTTAATCCTCGCTGAAAGATGGCTGTAATTTCGTCTCGGCCAAGCGACGCGCTATTTTACCAATATTTCCAGCACCTTGAACTAAAACAAGATCATTATCTGTTAATACACCTGCTAATATTGATGAAATATTATCCACATCAGAAACCCAGATAGGATCTAGCTTCCCACGTTGACGAATTGTTCGACAAAGTGAGCGACTATCAGCACCTGCAATAGGTGCTTCCCCAGCAGAATAAACATCTGTTAATAATAAAATATCAACCTGATTGAGAACAGTGGCAAAGTCTTCATATAAATCACGAGTACGTGTATAGCGATGAGGTTGGAAAATCATCACTAATCGTTTATCTGGCCATCCTGCTCTCGCCGCTTTTATCGTTGCATCAACTTCTGTTGGATGATGACCATAATCATCCACTAGCATCACTTCACCTTCTTGACCATTAACATGCTCAAGACCGTAGTAACCTAAGAAATCGAAACGACGTCCAGTACCTTGGAAGTTAAGTAATGCGGCTAAAATATGTTCGTCAGCAATACCTTCTTCTGTGGCGACAGCAACCGCAGCTGTCGCATTCAATGCGTTATGGCGACCAGGTGCATTTAATACAACTTGTAAATCTGGCATACCTTCACGAGATATAGTGAAAAAACCCTGAGCACCTTTTTGTTCATAATGCGTAATACGAACATCAGCATCTTCACTAAAGCCATAAGTCGTAATATAACGCCCCACTTTAGGGATAATCGAACGAATAACATCGTCATCCAGACACATCACCGCACGACCATAGAAGGGTAAATTGTGCAAAAAGGTAATAAACGTCTCTTTTAGATTGTCAAAATTACCGTGATATGTGTCCATATGGTCTGCTTCAATATTCGTAACAACAGCAACCATTGGTTGTAAATGTAAAAACGATGCATCGCTTTCATCAGCTTCAGCAATTAAATACCGACTGCAACCTAAGCGAGCATGAGTACCCGCCGATTTAACAAGACCGCCATTAACAAATGTAGGATCTAAACCTGCTTGCGCATAAATATTTGAAATCATCGCTGTTGTTGTCGTCTTGCCATGTGTTCCAGCAATTGCAACACCATGACGATAACGCATCAATTCAGCCAGCATTTCAGCACGACGAATAACGGGAATACGTGCTTCTCTTGCTGCAATAATCTCAGGATTTTCTGCACTAATTGCTGTTGAAACCACAACAACACTTGCGCCACGAATATTTTCAGGGCGATGATTAAAATAGACTGTCGCGCCTAAGGCAACGAGTTGTTGTGTGACTACGTTTGGTGCTAAATCAGAACCACTGATTTGATACCCTTCGTTAGCCAACACTTCGGCAATTCCCCCCATACCCGCACCACCGATGCCGATAAAGTGAATATGCTTAACTTTTCTCATTTCAGGCACAAACGATCTTAATTTTGCCAGTTGTTGTGTATTCACTATTTACTTCTTCACTCTAAGTTAATGGTTACAAGTTACGTTTATTTTTTTGCCACTTCGATTATCACATTTGCTACGCGCTCTGTGGCATCCGTAATCGCAACACTTTTTGCTTTCTCTGCCATTGCTAATAAGGTTTCTCTATCCCAATTTTTCAGGATTTGTGCAATGACTTCTGGCGTTAAATCATTTTGTTCGATAATTCGCGCGGCACCCGCTTTTTCTAGTGGTAGTGCATTCCAATATTGCTGTCTATCTTTGTGCTGAAAAGGAACAAAAATAGCGGGTAATCCCGCTGCGGCAATTTCACTGACTGTTAATGCGCCGGAACGACACACAACAACATCAGCCCATTGGTAAGCTTGCGCTATATCATCAATAAATTCAGTAACTTTATATTCAGATTTAACTGAATTTTTTGCTAATTCATTCTGATAGCGTATTTTTGTATCACTTTCGCCACCTTTTCCTGCTTGATGCCAGATTGTAACATGTTCACCTAATAAACCAGCAACTACGGGTAAGGTATGATTTAATATTCTAGCACCTTGGCTACCACCAATAATCAGTATACGAATAGGCCCCGTTCTCTCTTTTAATCGTACTGACGGTGCTTCAAGTGCTAAGACATCTTCACGAACAGGATTGCCAACAACAGGGGCGTTAGGAAATGCCCCCGGGAAAGCCTGTAATACACGTTTTGCAATTTTTGATAACCAGCGATTAGTTAATCCAGCGATACCATTTTGCTCATGCAAAATAACGGGGATCCCGCACATCCAAGCTGCTACACCACCAGGACCTGAAACGTATCCTCCCATGCCAAGTACTGCATCTGGCTGATAGCGTTTCATAATAGCTCGTGCTTGAAAAATCGCTTTAATGATACGAATAGGTGCAGCGATTAATGCTTTAATACCTTTACCACGTAAGCCTGAAATACGAATAAATTCAATTTCGATACCGTGCTTAGGGACTAAATCAGCTTCCATTCTATCCGCTGTTCCTAACCATCGGATTTCCCAACCTTGAGATTGTAGATAATGAGCAACAGCCAGTCCTGGGAATACATGTCCCCCAGTACCACCGGCCATAACCATTAAACGGCGTCTACGCTCGCTCATTTCGGGCTCCTTACAAACGCCTGAGCTTGTGCTAGACGTGTTTCATAATCAATTCGTAATAACATCACGATGGCGGTTGACATAATAATCAAGCTCGAACCACCGTAACTAATAAGAGGAAGGGTTAAGCCCTTTGTTGGTAACATGCCTGCTGCTGCGCCTACATTGACCAATGATTGGAATGTAAACCAGATCCCGATAGAGCAAGCTAAAAAGCCTGAAAAACGTTGTTCGAGGAGCAGCGCACGTCGCCCAATTTGCATCGCGCGAAAAGCGATGAAGAATACCATTAAAAGCACCAAAACCACACCGATATAACCAAGTTCTTCAGCAAGAATGGAGAAAATAAAGTCGGTATGTGCCTCAGGCAAATATTCTAGTTTTTGTACTGAGTTTCCTAAACCTTGCCCAAGTAAATCGCCACGGCCAAATGCCATAAGAGATTGAGTAAGCTGATAACCACTGCCAAATGGATCTTCCCAAGGTTCTAAGAAAGAAGTAATACGTCGAACACGGTAAGGTTCAACGATAATCAACATAACAACAGCAGCGATGCCTGAACCGATAATGGCTAAGAACTGCCAAATTTTAGCGCCAGCTAAAAATAACAGCGCTAATGTTGTTACGAATAAAACCACAACTGTTCCTAAGTCTGGCTGTAATAACAATAAAATAGCCAGTACTAACATCACACCCATCGGCTTACAGAAACCCCAAAAGTTATTTCTGACCTCTTCAACTTTTCGGACTAGATAGCTCGATAGATAACAAAACAGTGCAAGTTTTGATAATTCAGCTGGCTGGAAATTAAAAGGTCCCACCGCAATCCAGCGTGAAGCCCCATTTACTGAACTCCCAACCACCAATACCACCAGTAAAAGGAGTATTGAACCAAATAACATTAAGCTGCTATAACGTTGCCAAATTGCCATTGGGATACGCATGGTGACTAACGCAAGACAAAATGCGACAACAATATAGATGCCATCACGTTTAGCAAATAAGAAAGGATCTTCTGCAAGACGTTGACCAACAGGCATTGAAGCCGATGTCACCATAATAAAGCCGACAACCGCTAATCCGAAAGTAAACCAGAGCAAAGTGCGATCATACGGCACAAATGCCGTATTCTCAGTTTGATAACTGCCCACTAGCCACTGTTTTAATCTTCGCATTGCGAATATGCTCATCAGCCAAGCTCCCTTGCTAAACGTGCAAATTCATCACCACGCTGCTCAAAACATTTAAACTGATCTAAGCTTGCACATGCAGGAGAGAGCAACACCATATCTCCTGATTTTACAGTAGGCGCTAAGGCGCGTATGGCTTCTTCCATTGTTACGGTTAATAAAGAAACATCTGGTCGCAAATTTGCCAATGCTTGTCCATCTTGTCCAAAACAGTACAGACGAATATTGTCACCGCTGATATAAGGTAATAAAGAAGTGAAATCAGCCGATTTTCCATCACCGCCTAATAAAAGATGGAGTGTGCCTTCAACTTCAAGTCCTCGTAACGCCGCTTCTGTACTTCCCACATTGGTCGCTTTCGAGTCATTTATCCAACGCACATTTTGATGTGAATAAACTAATTGAAAACGGTGAGCAAGACCGTGGTACGTTTTCAATACCTCGGTTGCCGCTTTACGAGAAATTCCCACAGCATCAGCCAGTGCTAATGCAGCTAATGCATTGGTATAATTATGTTGTCCTGCAAGATACATTTCAGCGGTTGAAAGGACTTTTTCACCTTTCACTTTTAAAATGCGATTTATGTTATCAAGCTGATAATCGCCTTGTCCAACACCAAAACTAACACAACGATTATCTTTACCCGCTAAAGGTAATGTTAATGCATCATCTTCGTTATAAACGCAGGTTTTAGCATTATCATAGATACGTAGCTTCGCTTCACGGTATTGTTCTAATCCTAATGGATAGCGATTCATATGATCTTCGCTAATATTTAATACCGTTGCAGCAGCGGCGTGTAAACTATACGTCGTTTCTAATTGAAAACTCGATAATTCTAATACATATAAATCATGAGGCTCAGTTAATAAAGTCAGGGCAGGAACACCTATATTGCCCCCGACGCCAACGCGAATACCATCCGCACTTGCCATCTCACCGACCAGCGTTGTCACAGTGCTTTTACCATTAGAGCCAGTAATCGCAACAATAGGTGCGTTAGCTTCACGGCAAAATAGTTCGATATCACCAATAATTTCAACACCATGACTGACGGCTTCAACAAGCTCTGGCGTCGATAGTGCAATACCAGGGCTTGAGATAATTAAATCAGCATCGTTAAGCCATGCTTGGTGAAAACTACCCGTATGATATTCAACGTCAGCAGGAAGCTTATCTAAGCCTCCTGGTTTTTGGCGTGTATCAATAACCTTAGGTGTAACACCTTGGCGGATAAAAAAGTCAACGCAGGAAAGGCCTGTTATTCCAAGCCCTACAACAACCACTTTTTTTCCTTGATAATTTGCCATCTTAACGTACCTTTAATGTCGCCAAACCAATAAGCACTAACATCAGTGAGATGATCCAGAAACGGACAATAACACGAGGTTCAGGCCAACCTTTTAATTCATAATGGTGATGAATTGGAGCCATACGGAAAATGCGTTGACCACGCAATTTAAATGAGCCGACTTGTAAAATTACGGAAAGTGTTTCAACAACAAAGACCCCTCCCATAATGACTAATAAGAACTCTTGACGTAATAACACTGCAATTGTTCCTAGTGCACCACCTAATGCAAGAGAACCGACATCACCCATAAAAACTTGAGCGGGGTAAGTATTAAACCAAAGGAAACCTAGGCCCGCACCCACAATAGCAGTACAGACAATCACCAATTCACCCGCATGCATCAAATAGGGAATTTTTAAGTAGCTTGCAAAATTAACGTTACCCGTCGCCCATGCAACTAATGCAAAACCCGCGGCAACAAAAACGGTTGGCATAATCGCTAAACCATCTAAACCATCGGTTAAGTTAACGGCGTTACTTGTTCCAACAATAACAAAATAAGCCAACAAGATATAAAGCATACCCAGTTGAGGCATAACATCTTTAAAGAATGGCACGACTAACTGTGTTGCTGGTGTATCTTTGCCAATAGCATACATACTAAATGCCACAACAAGCGCTAATACGGATTGCCAGAAATATTTCCAACGAGCGATTAAACCTTTGGTATCTTTACGAACCACTTTACGATAATCATCAACAAAACCAATCACGCCATAACCAATTAAAACCAGCAATACACACCAAACATAAGGGTTATCTAATCTTGCCCATAATAGTGTAGAGATGGATATGGAGAACAGGATCATAATCCCGCCCATTGTTGGTGTACCACGTTTGCTAAAGTGCGATTCTGGACCTTCGCTACGAACCACTTGTCCAATTTGCATTTTTTGTAACCATGCAATGAGATGAGGCCCCATCCATAAAGCAATAATTAACGCCGTCAATAAACCAACAATCGCCCTGAATGTCAGATAAGAAAATACATTAAAAAATGTATGGTATTTAACCAAATATTCGGCTAGCCAAACTAACATTCAAAGCACTCCTTTAATGCGTTCACAATATCTTCCATCGCGGAGCTTCGTGAACCTTTTACTAAAACTGAAACAACATCATGCTGCTGTAATAATGGAATTAATTGAGCAAGTAAGTCAGCTTTAAATGCAAAATGCTGACCACCTTGATTTTCATCACTAATAAAATGGCTGTGATGCCCAACAGTAAAGACCTGATCAATCCCTGCATTGTGAGCAAAACGGCCAACATCGCGGTGACACTTTTCTGAATCTTTACCTAATTCAGCCATATCCCCTGCAACAAAAATTTTATATCCAGGTAATTGTGAGAGCACTTGTAAGCCCGCAATCATCGAGCCATCGTTCGCATTATAAGTGTCATCTAACACCATTTTTCCTGATGTTAATTCAACAGGGTACAATCTTCCCGGAACTGCTTTTAATGTCGATAAACCAAGGCGAATATCTTCAAGTGTTGCCCCAGCAGATAGCGCCAGTGCGCTTGCAGCTAACGCATTCGCAATATTATGGCGACCTGGTAATGGAAGAGTGACATCAACACAACCTTCTGGTGTGTGTAAAGTGAAGTTTGTGATGAATTGCTTGACTACGATCTCGGTAGGATAAAAATCGGCATTACGTTGTGCAGATAAAGAGAACGACCATTGTGTTTGGCGCGCATTTAAATGATGTTGCCAAAGAGGTAAGTCATTACTATCAAGATTAATAATGGCTGTACCTTGTTCTTTTAAGTGCGTAAAAATCTCGCCTTTTGCCTGAGCAATACCTTCCAGTGAGCCAAAACCTTCAATGTGTGCAGAAAAGAGGTTGTTTACCAATGCACTATCTGGTTTTACCATATTTACGGTATAAGCGATCTCACCAATATGATTTGCACCTAATTCGATAACCGCAAAACGGTGCTCAGGTGTTAAACGAAAAAGCGTTAAAGGTACGCCAATATCGTTATTTAAATTGCCATGGGTATATAAGGTTTCACCACAGTGACGCAAAATAGAAGCCGTCATCTCTTTAACAGACGTTTTTCCAGAAGAGCCTGTCAACGCAACAATCTTAGCTGGGCTTAACGAACGAATATGTGCTGCAATTTCCCCCATTGCTAAATGGGTATCTTTCACAATAAGTTGCGGACAATCGACATCAATTTCACGATTAACTAAAACTGCAACAGATCCCTTTTCTTTTACATCAGCAATAAAATCATGTGCATCAAAACGCTCACCCGTTAACGCAATAAACAGGCAATCTTCATCAATTTTACGACTATCTGTTGAAATCGATTTGATAATAAGCTGATCCGCTTGGCTTTGAGTGATATGACTCAATGTACCTTTGGTAACTTGTGCAATATTTCCTAAAGACAGAGGGATCACGCTATCACCCCCAATAACCGTGCAACGGTTAATCTGTCTGAATAATCAAGGCGACGCGAGCCAACTAACTGATAATCTTCATGCCCTTTACCTGCGACTAAAATCATATCATTGGTATCTGCTTGCATAATCACGTTAGTGACCGCTTCAGCTCGACCTTCAATAGCCATCGCACGCCCCGGATCCATTAAACCTGAAAGAATATCTTGGATAATCGCTTGAGGCTCCTCACTACGAGGATTGTCATCGGTGATAACCACTTTATCAGCTAGCTCTTCTGCGACAGCGCCCATTAGTGGGCGCTTACCTTTGTCTCTATCTCCGCCACAACCAAATACACACCACAGTTTCCCCGTGCAGTGTAAACGAGCGGCTTGAAGTGCTTTCTCTAAAGCATCTGGGGTATGGGCATAATCGACAATAACTGTAGGGCGATTATCCGCACTAAAGACTTCCATGCGACCACAAACAGGGGTGAGTACAGATGAAGCATTAATCACAGCATTTAATGGGTATCCGAGTGCTAATAATGTGGCTAAAGCACATAAAAGATTACTAACATTAAAAGCCCCCATAAGTGGACTTTCAATTTCACCATCACCCCAGCTAGAACTAAAGTGAATCGTTGCACCCGCATCATGATAATGAATATGGGTTGTTTTAACGAATCGACCTTGCCAATTTTGTGGCAATTTATTTTCCATTGTCACAGCAACAGCATCAGGCAAACGTGATAACCATTTTTGACCAACGGTATCATCTGCATTAATGATTTTTTCCCCACTCTGATGGGTAGAAAATAGTAACCATTTTGCGTCTTCGTAGTTAGCCATATCACCGTGATAATCAAGATGATCACGACTCAAATTCGTAAAGACACTCGCCACAAAAGGCAATGCACTGACACGACCTTGAACTAAACCATGAGAAGAAACTTCCATCGCTGTCAATGTCGCGCCTTGATTTAATAATTGCTGTAACTCTAATTGAATATCAACGGCAGATCCTGTGGTGTTCATCGCAGGAACAACATGACCTAAAAGGCCGTTACCGACTGTTCCCATCACAGCA comes from Proteus vulgaris and encodes:
- the murF gene encoding UDP-N-acetylmuramoyl-tripeptide--D-alanyl-D-alanine ligase gives rise to the protein MIPLSLGNIAQVTKGTLSHITQSQADQLIIKSISTDSRKIDEDCLFIALTGERFDAHDFIADVKEKGSVAVLVNREIDVDCPQLIVKDTHLAMGEIAAHIRSLSPAKIVALTGSSGKTSVKEMTASILRHCGETLYTHGNLNNDIGVPLTLFRLTPEHRFAVIELGANHIGEIAYTVNMVKPDSALVNNLFSAHIEGFGSLEGIAQAKGEIFTHLKEQGTAIINLDSNDLPLWQHHLNARQTQWSFSLSAQRNADFYPTEIVVKQFITNFTLHTPEGCVDVTLPLPGRHNIANALAASALALSAGATLEDIRLGLSTLKAVPGRLYPVELTSGKMVLDDTYNANDGSMIAGLQVLSQLPGYKIFVAGDMAELGKDSEKCHRDVGRFAHNAGIDQVFTVGHHSHFISDENQGGQHFAFKADLLAQLIPLLQQHDVVSVLVKGSRSSAMEDIVNALKECFEC
- the murE gene encoding UDP-N-acetylmuramoyl-L-alanyl-D-glutamate--2,6-diaminopimelate ligase, with translation MADPNLSDLLGALGIQAPSLMLKDMTLDSRKAASGDLFIAIKGHETDGRRYIPQAIAQGVSAVLAEAQDVATHGEIRESHGIPVIYIDNLNAELSKLAGHFYHQPAEKLKLIGVTGTNGKTTTTQLLAQWAHGLGETSAVMGTVGNGLLGHVVPAMNTTGSAVDIQLELQQLLNQGATLTAMEVSSHGLVQGRVSALPFVASVFTNLSRDHLDYHGDMANYEDAKWLLFSTHQSGEKIINADDTVGQKWLSRLPDAVAVTMENKLPQNWQGRFVKTTHIHYHDAGATIHFSSSWGDGEIESPLMGAFNVSNLLCALATLLALGYPLNAVINASSVLTPVCGRMEVFSADNRPTVIVDYAHTPDALEKALQAARLHCTGKLWCVFGCGGDRDKGKRPLMGAVAEELADKVVITDDNPRSEEPQAIIQDILSGLMDPGRAMAIEGRAEAVTNVIMQADTNDMILVAGKGHEDYQLVGSRRLDYSDRLTVARLLGVIA